The DNA sequence TCCAGCCGCCAGATCCACTGATAGGTGCTCATGACCACCCGGGGGTAGGTGGCACGCAGTTGCTCCTGCACCGCCGCCTGCACGGTGTCGGCGAACTTCTGGCGCTCCCGGAGCGGGCGCACCGCCCGGGCGCTGCCCGTCGTGTCGACCCGGCCCGCCTCGATCTCGTAACTCGCCGAGAAGTAGGCCTGCTCGGTGAGCGAGGCGCGGAGGCCCGACCGGGTCAGCCGCATCACGGTGGGCCAGGACTCCTCGCCCTGGTCACGCCGGTCGGCGACGGACGGGGAGATCACGTTCACGTACGCCCCCTGAGCCTTCGCCAACGCGCTGTCGGCCTCGCTCGCCGTGACCCAGCGCTGGACGCACTCCCCGATCTCGCCGAGCACCTTCGCGACGGTGGCGTTCGTCAGCTCGGCCACGACGTAGGGCGGGGTGCCGGTCGGGCCCAGGGCGACGACCTCGTAACCGCAGGCGTCGAAGGCGCCCTTGAGCACCCGGAAGTCCTCGGCCTGCTGCCGTCCGCGCTTCATGGCCTCGGCCAGCGCGCCCGCGCAGTCCTTGCGGTCGCACGTGCCCTCGTCCGCCCTGTCCGTGTCGATGCGGAGCCGGACCACGGCGTCGCGGTCGTCGGTCACCGCGAACGTGACCTCCGAGCCGCCGGAGCCCGGGAAGAGCGTGCGCGCTCCGATCGCCGTGAGCTGTCCCGGGAAGTGCTTCTCGGCCAGTTCCTCCGCCGCCCGGCGGTCGTCGTCGGTGTCGACAACTCCGCACGCGCCCAACAGCATGACCAGCGAACCCGTCAGCGCGCCGGTCAGCGCGGCTCTCCACCGTCTGCGGCGTGATCCGGTCATGGTCTGCTCCTCCGCCTGGCCCTGTCCGCTGTTCCTGTGACAGTAGGACGAGCGCCTGCGGGCCGGATGAGTACGCCTACTCAACCCGGTGCGCGGCACTCCGCGCACCTTTCCGACCTGACGTCGACATTGGCATGGACCTGACCATCGAACTCCGCTACAGTCCGGGACGGCATACCTGAGAGCGCTCTCAAGCGGCACGATCGGCATGCGCTCCCGGGTGCCTCCCGTTCCACCCCACGTCGCTGGAACAACAGGAAGGGTCACTCCCTTGAGACACGCAACCGTGCTGCGGACCGGTCTGTCCGCACTCCTGCTCCTCGGTGCCTGGGCCGCCGCCGGCCCGTCGTCCGCCTCCGCCGCCCCCGTCGGCTCCGCCGAGGCCCCCGCCTCCGCGGCCCTGCTCACCGCGATGCAGCGCGACCTCGGTCTCACCGAGGACGAAGCCGTCGAGAGGCTCGCCGACGAGAAGGCGGCCACCGCCCTGGAGCCGAAGGCGCAGCGCGCCGCGGGCTCCGCCTTCGGCGGTTCCTGGTTCGACGCGAAGACCGGCAAGCTGGTCGTCGCCGTCACGAACGCCGAGAAGGCCGAGGCCGTCCGGGCCGCCGGCGCCGACGCCCGGCTCGTCGAGCACTCGGCGAAGCGGCTCGACGCGGCGAAGGCGCGGATCGACGCCCTGCCGGCGCCGTCCGGCGTGAGCAGCTGGCACGTCGACCCGGCGACCAGTAGCGTCGTCGTGAACGTCGTCGCCTCCGAGCGGCGTGACAACGATGTCCGGTCCTTCGTCGCCAAGGCGCGCGAGGCCGGGCCCGTGACCGTCGAGACGACCGCCGAAGCGCCGCAGACCTTCGCCGCGGGAACGGTCGGAGGCGACCCGTACTACACGGGCAACGTGCGCTGTTCGATCGGCTTCTCCGTCCACGGAGGCTTCGTCACCGCCGGGCACTGCGGCGGCGCCGGCCAGTCCGTGCGCGGCTGGGACGGCTCGGCCATCGGCAACTTCCAGGGCTCGTCCTTCCCCGGCAACGACTACGCCTGGGTGAACGTGGCCAACGGCTGGTGGACCGTGCCGGTCGTCCTTGGTTGGGGCACCGTCTCCGACCAGCTGGTCCGGGGCTCGAACGAGGCGCCGATCGGCGCTTCCATCTGCCGCTCCGGCTCCACCACGCGCTGGCACTGCGGCAGGGTCCTCGCCAAGAACGAGACCGTCAACTACAGCCAGGGCGCCGTGCATCAGATGACCAAGACGAGCGTCTGCGCCGAGGGCGGCGACTCCGGCGGCTCGTTCATCAGCGGCGACCAGGCCCAGGGCGTCACCTCCGGCGGCTGGGGCAACTGCTCCGGCGGCGGGGAGACCTGGCACCAGCCGGTCAACGAGATCCTCAACCGGTACGGGCTGACCCTGCACACCGCGTGACCCGGGGGAGCCGCACCGTCGGCGTCCCCGGCGGAGCGGCCCCCGCCGGCGGGTGAGGCCCCGGGCTGCGAGCGGTCCGGGGCGGCCGGAACCCATTGGCCCGGCGAAAGCACGGTGAGCGGCCCCGCGAGAGCGCGGGGCCGCTTCCTTGTGTGGGGCCCCGGAGGGGGGCGACCCCCCTGGCGGCCCAACAGCTCCCGCGCAGCGCGTTGTTCACGCGCTATTGACACCCTCTCCGCACCGGCGCAACACTGACACCGCCTTGGAGAGCGCTCTCCCGAAGGGTCCCGCGGCCCCTCGCGGTCCGTCGGCCTCGTGACACGCAGGGCGGAATCTCTCCCCGGCCGCACCGCCCAGCTCACCCTTTCCCCCCACCGTGCACCCGATGTGCAGGGATGAAGAGCGGCATGGAGGTCCCCATGGTGACAAGACTCAACAGAACGACCCTGGTGTCCGCCCTGATCGTGGCGACCGCCCTGGCGCTGGTCGCGCTCGGGCTCACCACGATCACGTACGCCGGGACGACCGCCGCCGAGGCGGCCCCGCCCGCGGCCGGCAAACCCGCGGCGGCCTCGCACGTCATGCGGGGCCACGAGATGGCGCCGGCGAAGCCCGTCGCTTTCGGGGACGACCCCGACGGCGACGGCTACATACCGGCAAACCCGCCGGTCACAGGAGTGGAGCCGTCCGACGAGATCCCGCCGCACCGCTACTTCCACGAGTTCCAGGCCAACTGCTCGGTCAGCCACACCGCCCCGGACGACCCGATCGTCTACCCGGGCCGGGCCGGCGCGTCGCACGACCACACGTTCATGGGCAACGACACCACGAACGCGAACAGCACCACCGCGTCCCTGAGCGCGGGCGGAACCGCCTGCCTCGCGCCCGGCGACCTGTCCGCCTACTGGATGCCGACCCTCTACAACGGGAACGAGGAGATCCGCCCGGTCGGCCCCCAGACCATCTACTACAAGGCCGGAGTCACCGACTACCGCACCGTACGGCCCTTCCCCAAGGGTCTGCGGTTCGTCGTCGGCAGCCCCACGCAGACCGCCCAGGAGTTCCGCGACCACCCCGGCATGGTCGAGGGGTACGAGTGCGGTGAGAGCTACCACAACTACGACTTCCCGGCCGCCTGCCCGACCAGCCGGGACACCCAGCTCAACCTGCGTATGCAGGCGCCCAGTTGCTGGGACGGCAAGCACCTGGACACCCCGGACCACAAGGCCCACATGGCCTATCCGATCGTGATGGGGGCCAACCAGGACGTCTGCCCGACGAGCCACCCGGTCGCCCTGCCGATGATCGAGTTCAAGATGGCGTGGCCGGTCAACGGTGACATGTCGCAGGTGAGACTGGCCAGCGGCACCGGTCACTCGTTCCACTACGACTTCTTCAACGCCTGGGACGACGCCACGCTCGACGCCCTGGTCGACCACTGCATCGTCGGTGCTCTCCAGTGCAACGCCCGTGGCTACGACGAGAACAACCCGGGAGAGGGAGCGGTTCTGGACGAGAACTACGAACTGCCCTGACCCTGCCCGTCGCTTCTCCCTCACGGGTGCACCCCGCCCGCGAGGGAGAGCGCTCTCCGGCTCTCGTCGGCCCCCCCGCCCGCTCCTGAATGCCCTGCCTTCTCTTCCCCGTTTCCCGTCCCACCAGCCGCGTCCCGGGAGGAGGTTACGTCCGCCACGTCCGCGTGAGCGCCTTCGTTCGCGGCACCCCGTGGGGCTGGTCGCGTTCGTGCCCCGGTGGCGCCCCGTCGGCACACCGCGGGGGGGTAGCGTGATCGGCATGGACCTTCGTACCACCGTTGAGCGCGCTCAACGACTCAAGCAACTGCACGCCGAGCACAGGCCCCTCGTGCTGCCTACCGTCTGGGACGTCTGGTCCGCGCGGACAGCAGCCGACGCCGGGTTCCCCGCTCTGACGGTCGGCAGCCACCCGCTCGCCGACTCCCGGGGGG is a window from the Streptomyces sp. MMBL 11-1 genome containing:
- a CDS encoding SCO7460 family lipoprotein, with product MTGSRRRRWRAALTGALTGSLVMLLGACGVVDTDDDRRAAEELAEKHFPGQLTAIGARTLFPGSGGSEVTFAVTDDRDAVVRLRIDTDRADEGTCDRKDCAGALAEAMKRGRQQAEDFRVLKGAFDACGYEVVALGPTGTPPYVVAELTNATVAKVLGEIGECVQRWVTASEADSALAKAQGAYVNVISPSVADRRDQGEESWPTVMRLTRSGLRASLTEQAYFSASYEIEAGRVDTTGSARAVRPLRERQKFADTVQAAVQEQLRATYPRVVMSTYQWIWRLEPGRVDRQTGYVLFCPEPDARGQCVNSDDAALVTTDEHGRPVGEIRLVHDVREGTGMLRLPPY
- a CDS encoding S1 family peptidase, which produces MRHATVLRTGLSALLLLGAWAAAGPSSASAAPVGSAEAPASAALLTAMQRDLGLTEDEAVERLADEKAATALEPKAQRAAGSAFGGSWFDAKTGKLVVAVTNAEKAEAVRAAGADARLVEHSAKRLDAAKARIDALPAPSGVSSWHVDPATSSVVVNVVASERRDNDVRSFVAKAREAGPVTVETTAEAPQTFAAGTVGGDPYYTGNVRCSIGFSVHGGFVTAGHCGGAGQSVRGWDGSAIGNFQGSSFPGNDYAWVNVANGWWTVPVVLGWGTVSDQLVRGSNEAPIGASICRSGSTTRWHCGRVLAKNETVNYSQGAVHQMTKTSVCAEGGDSGGSFISGDQAQGVTSGGWGNCSGGGETWHQPVNEILNRYGLTLHTA
- a CDS encoding DUF1996 domain-containing protein, with translation MVTRLNRTTLVSALIVATALALVALGLTTITYAGTTAAEAAPPAAGKPAAASHVMRGHEMAPAKPVAFGDDPDGDGYIPANPPVTGVEPSDEIPPHRYFHEFQANCSVSHTAPDDPIVYPGRAGASHDHTFMGNDTTNANSTTASLSAGGTACLAPGDLSAYWMPTLYNGNEEIRPVGPQTIYYKAGVTDYRTVRPFPKGLRFVVGSPTQTAQEFRDHPGMVEGYECGESYHNYDFPAACPTSRDTQLNLRMQAPSCWDGKHLDTPDHKAHMAYPIVMGANQDVCPTSHPVALPMIEFKMAWPVNGDMSQVRLASGTGHSFHYDFFNAWDDATLDALVDHCIVGALQCNARGYDENNPGEGAVLDENYELP